One window from the genome of Paenibacillus azoreducens encodes:
- the mutS gene encoding DNA mismatch repair protein MutS, translated as MAKYTPMIEQYLAVKEQAKDAFLFFRLGDFYEMFFDDAVKASRELEITLTGRDGGGDERIPMCGVPYHSAEGYIQRLIEKGYKVAICEQMEDPTVTKGMVRREIVRVVTPGTIMEGKSIAEKSNNYLVCVTESDRMMALAACDISTGELYVTSVPSSVEWLRDEIGIYEPSEVIGDSSMLELIQAEQIQWSRPILYTPWDKKDENLVRSQFGEAAWVRLDSERQRCVSVLISYLNETQRRSLGQLTEFSPYEPGHYMILDPFTRRNLELVETVRDRSKKGSLLWLLDRSQTSMGARLLRRWIDKPLLHRKAIEERLEAVDHLYNQFILREDLKALLNEIYDLERLVARIAFGNANGRDLNALKVSLQQIPALKELCVSSSSSTLRRVAGEMDECRELSEAIERTIVEDPPVSIRDGGIIKQGCDDHLDEVREASVNGKRWLAELEAKEREATGIRSLKIGFNKVFGYYIEVTKANVSSLPEGRYERKQTLTNAERYVTPELKEKEALILEAQEKMVDLEYILFTKLRDRIAAEIPRLKLLAEKVAELDVYQSLAAVSAEQGYIKPVLTDGYDLIVEAGRHPVVEAVMKDSAFIANETRLSREEAGILLITGPNMAGKSTYMRQVALISIMAQIGCFVPASRAEVPMIDRIFTRIGAADDLIGGQSTFMVEMADIQVMTEKATPRSLVIIDELGRGTSTGEGMAIAQAVIEYVHDTIGCKSLVSTHFHELAHLEDSLKGLRNYSMAVQESGENVHFLRKLVPGPAGSSYGIYCAQLAGLPSSIIERSYSLLQGLEQGASQAAAGIETVERAQVLLSRTEKAAEPVKTPSEVVQLSIFDEEEVAPAPKAEAAASKPDPALQHIVEAIKSVDVMNMTPLQAMQLLNELKMKAKDL; from the coding sequence ATGGCAAAATACACGCCAATGATTGAACAATATTTGGCAGTTAAGGAACAAGCAAAGGATGCTTTTCTTTTTTTTCGCTTAGGCGATTTTTATGAAATGTTTTTTGATGATGCGGTTAAAGCGTCAAGGGAGCTGGAAATAACTCTGACCGGCCGCGACGGCGGAGGGGATGAACGCATCCCGATGTGCGGAGTGCCGTATCATTCGGCTGAAGGTTACATACAGCGCTTGATCGAAAAGGGCTATAAAGTTGCCATTTGCGAGCAGATGGAAGACCCGACTGTTACGAAAGGGATGGTACGCCGCGAAATTGTCCGGGTGGTGACCCCCGGAACCATTATGGAAGGCAAATCGATTGCGGAAAAATCCAATAACTATTTGGTGTGCGTTACGGAAAGCGACCGAATGATGGCGCTTGCGGCCTGCGATATTTCAACAGGCGAGCTGTATGTCACTTCGGTACCTTCTTCCGTGGAGTGGCTCCGCGACGAAATCGGCATCTACGAACCGTCGGAAGTGATCGGCGACAGCAGCATGCTGGAACTGATTCAGGCGGAGCAAATTCAATGGAGCCGGCCGATCCTGTATACTCCCTGGGATAAAAAAGACGAAAATCTGGTACGGAGCCAATTCGGGGAAGCGGCTTGGGTCAGATTGGACTCGGAACGGCAGCGCTGCGTGTCTGTGCTCATTTCCTATCTGAATGAAACGCAGCGAAGATCGTTGGGGCAGCTGACGGAGTTTTCGCCGTATGAACCGGGTCACTATATGATTCTGGACCCGTTTACCCGCCGGAATCTGGAGCTTGTGGAAACCGTGCGCGACCGCTCCAAGAAAGGGTCTTTGCTGTGGCTGCTGGATCGTTCCCAGACTTCAATGGGCGCCCGGCTGCTGCGGAGATGGATCGACAAACCGCTGCTGCACCGCAAAGCGATTGAAGAACGCCTGGAGGCCGTGGATCATCTCTATAATCAATTTATATTGCGTGAGGATCTTAAAGCCCTGTTGAACGAGATTTATGATTTGGAACGGCTTGTAGCCCGGATTGCGTTTGGCAATGCGAATGGGAGGGATTTGAATGCGCTCAAGGTATCGCTTCAGCAGATTCCTGCGCTTAAGGAGCTGTGCGTAAGCTCGTCTTCATCCACATTGCGCCGCGTCGCCGGGGAAATGGACGAATGCCGGGAACTCAGCGAAGCGATCGAGCGGACCATCGTTGAAGATCCTCCCGTGTCTATACGGGATGGAGGGATTATCAAGCAGGGCTGCGACGATCATCTGGACGAGGTTAGGGAGGCGAGCGTAAATGGCAAACGGTGGCTCGCGGAGCTTGAGGCCAAGGAACGCGAAGCGACGGGAATACGCTCTCTGAAGATCGGCTTCAATAAAGTGTTCGGCTATTATATCGAAGTCACCAAAGCCAATGTCAGCTCCCTGCCTGAAGGCAGATACGAACGCAAGCAGACGCTCACCAATGCGGAACGTTACGTGACGCCGGAACTGAAGGAAAAGGAAGCGCTCATCCTGGAAGCACAAGAGAAAATGGTGGACCTGGAGTATATTCTGTTCACCAAACTGCGCGACCGGATTGCCGCAGAGATTCCAAGATTGAAGCTGCTGGCAGAGAAGGTGGCGGAACTGGACGTGTATCAGTCTCTCGCGGCTGTAAGTGCCGAGCAGGGATATATAAAACCGGTGCTGACGGACGGCTACGATCTGATCGTAGAAGCGGGACGGCATCCCGTGGTGGAGGCGGTTATGAAAGATTCCGCCTTTATTGCCAATGAGACGCGACTGTCGCGGGAAGAAGCCGGGATTCTGCTCATTACCGGACCGAATATGGCGGGCAAAAGCACCTATATGCGCCAGGTTGCGCTCATTTCCATCATGGCGCAAATCGGCTGCTTTGTACCGGCAAGCAGAGCCGAAGTGCCGATGATCGACCGGATCTTCACGCGGATTGGCGCGGCGGATGATCTTATTGGCGGCCAAAGTACCTTTATGGTGGAGATGGCCGACATTCAAGTCATGACGGAAAAAGCGACGCCGCGCAGTTTGGTCATCATCGACGAGCTTGGGCGGGGAACCTCGACCGGCGAAGGCATGGCGATTGCTCAAGCCGTCATCGAATACGTGCATGACACAATCGGATGCAAGTCGCTTGTATCGACGCATTTTCACGAGCTTGCTCATCTGGAGGACAGTTTGAAAGGACTGCGAAATTACTCCATGGCGGTGCAGGAAAGCGGAGAAAACGTCCATTTTCTGCGTAAGCTGGTACCGGGTCCGGCCGGCAGCAGCTACGGCATTTATTGCGCGCAGTTGGCGGGACTGCCTTCCTCGATTATCGAACGCTCGTACAGCCTGCTGCAGGGATTGGAGCAAGGCGCTTCCCAAGCGGCTGCAGGCATCGAGACGGTTGAAAGAGCTCAAGTGTTGCTCAGCAGGACGGAAAAAGCAGCTGAACCGGTGAAAACGCCAAGCGAAGTTGTGCAGCTGTCCATATTTGACGAGGAAGAGGTTGCGCCTGCACCAAAAGCCGAGGCGGCCGCAAGCAAGCCGGATCCTGCGCTGCAGCACATCGTGGAGGCGATCAAAAGCGTTGACGTCATGAATATGACGCCGCTGCAGGCGATGCAGCTGCTGAATGAGTTGAAGATGAAAGCGAAGGATTTATAA
- the mutL gene encoding DNA mismatch repair endonuclease MutL has product MAKIHILDEHIANQIAAGEVVERPASVVKELVENSIDAGATRIEVHVAEGGLESIRVTDNGSGIEPDDCETAFYRHATSKIENSRDLFHITSLGFRGEALPSIAAVAKVDLTTSSRDDGLGRRIRMEGGKLLAVEETPAPRGTDIVVRELFFNTPARLKYMKTIQTELGHISDFMYRIALSHPDIAITLRHNENQLIKTLGNGDLLQVIAAVYGRQAAKAMLPIRAESLDFELGGYVSLPEWTRSNRNGVSTIVNGRYIRNYGLNQAIQRAYHTLLPINRYPLAVLEIKMHPSLVDVNVHPAKLEVRFSKEQELYPFVEESIHKVLRQEVLIPQAVKQNIGGKNSGSFIQEQLHFPHRSAAEFDANAGEAAAAEEAVQTPAGSDNVSAASTTPPSGDSSGAVQSSRHKESIGSLSSSGIPFQSQQAPAQGIVREERPAYRDSGEPLRYSSQGSNPELARRLLETSADSSPEIPPFPELTLIGQHHGTYLIAQNDQGLYLIDQHAAHERVNYEFYYEKFGQPADASQELLLPITLEFTPSETEQLKDKLQWFEQAGVYLEHFGGQTFRVRSHPYWFPKGEEKEIIEEMAEWVLSERVIDLAKLREKSSILCSCKASIKANQKLTEQEANTLLDRLGACRQPYTCPHGRPIVISFSTYDLEKLFKRVM; this is encoded by the coding sequence ATGGCAAAAATTCATATATTGGACGAGCATATTGCCAACCAGATCGCTGCCGGCGAAGTGGTGGAACGCCCTGCCTCCGTGGTGAAGGAACTTGTGGAAAATTCCATCGACGCCGGCGCGACGCGTATCGAAGTGCATGTGGCGGAAGGCGGCCTGGAAAGCATTAGAGTGACCGACAACGGTTCGGGAATCGAGCCGGATGATTGCGAGACGGCTTTTTACCGCCATGCAACCAGCAAAATCGAAAACAGCCGGGATTTGTTCCATATCACCAGCCTGGGCTTCCGCGGCGAGGCTCTGCCCAGTATTGCGGCGGTAGCAAAAGTGGATCTGACGACATCCTCGCGAGATGACGGCTTGGGCAGGCGCATCCGTATGGAAGGCGGAAAGCTGCTTGCGGTGGAGGAAACGCCGGCGCCGCGCGGGACGGACATTGTGGTCAGGGAGCTGTTTTTTAATACGCCGGCCAGGTTGAAATACATGAAAACCATTCAGACGGAGCTTGGGCATATCTCCGACTTTATGTACAGAATCGCTTTGTCCCACCCGGATATCGCGATCACGCTGCGTCATAACGAGAACCAGCTGATCAAAACGCTGGGAAACGGCGATCTGCTGCAGGTGATCGCGGCTGTGTACGGCAGACAGGCGGCCAAAGCCATGCTCCCGATCCGGGCGGAAAGTCTCGACTTTGAGCTCGGCGGTTACGTGAGCCTGCCAGAATGGACCCGCTCGAATCGTAATGGCGTATCGACCATCGTGAACGGAAGATATATCCGCAACTATGGATTAAACCAGGCGATCCAGCGTGCTTACCATACACTGCTTCCCATTAACAGGTATCCGCTCGCCGTTTTGGAAATCAAAATGCACCCGTCCCTTGTGGATGTGAACGTGCATCCGGCCAAGCTGGAGGTGCGCTTCAGCAAGGAGCAGGAGCTGTATCCGTTCGTGGAGGAAAGCATTCACAAAGTTCTCCGTCAGGAAGTGCTGATTCCCCAGGCTGTAAAGCAAAACATCGGCGGGAAAAACAGCGGCAGCTTCATTCAGGAACAGCTGCATTTTCCGCATCGAAGTGCAGCGGAGTTTGATGCGAATGCGGGAGAAGCGGCAGCTGCGGAGGAAGCGGTTCAAACCCCTGCCGGTTCGGATAATGTCTCGGCTGCATCTACAACCCCGCCGAGCGGGGATTCGTCCGGAGCAGTTCAGTCTTCGCGTCATAAGGAAAGCATTGGGAGCTTGTCGTCTTCAGGGATTCCCTTCCAATCGCAGCAGGCGCCTGCCCAAGGCATCGTCCGGGAAGAGCGTCCAGCCTACCGCGACAGCGGCGAGCCGCTCCGGTACAGCAGCCAAGGCTCAAATCCGGAGCTGGCCAGACGGCTGCTGGAGACTTCCGCAGACAGCTCTCCGGAGATTCCCCCTTTCCCCGAGTTAACACTGATCGGGCAGCATCATGGCACATACTTGATCGCGCAAAACGATCAAGGATTGTATTTGATCGACCAGCATGCGGCGCATGAACGGGTCAACTATGAATTTTACTATGAAAAATTCGGTCAGCCTGCGGATGCATCCCAGGAACTGCTGCTGCCCATTACGCTGGAGTTTACGCCGTCTGAAACCGAACAGCTCAAGGACAAGCTGCAATGGTTTGAGCAGGCCGGCGTATACCTTGAGCATTTCGGGGGGCAGACTTTCAGGGTTCGTTCACATCCGTATTGGTTCCCCAAAGGGGAAGAAAAAGAAATCATCGAGGAGATGGCCGAGTGGGTGTTGAGTGAACGCGTGATCGACTTGGCCAAGCTCAGGGAGAAATCCTCAATTCTCTGCTCATGCAAGGCTTCGATCAAAGCGAACCAAAAGCTGACGGAGCAGGAGGCGAATACGCTGCTTGACCGTTTGGGCGCTTGCCGGCAGCCGTATACCTGCCCGCATGGACGGCCGATCGTCATTTCCTTCTCGACCTACGATCTGGAGAAGCTGTTTAAGCGGGTCATGTAA
- the miaA gene encoding tRNA (adenosine(37)-N6)-dimethylallyltransferase MiaA yields the protein MNKAEHKPKLMVLVGPTAVGKTKLSIELAKEWNCEIISGDSMQVYRGMDIGTAKITQEEMEGIPHHLIDIHAPDEPYSVAEFQEQCRHLIQEIHGRGKLPLIVGGTGLYVESVCYSYQFAQVGEDKDFRDEQAAFAEQNGARALHAKLQAVDPASADKLHPNDQRRIIRALEIYHMTGIPLSAQLEGQNRVSPYQLCLLGLTMDRQMLYNRIEARIDEMLKQGLVEEVSSLLNKGYGPDLVSMQGLGYKQIISYLQGRESLEEAVAILKRDTRRFAKRQLSWFRHMKEISWVDVTEPVNFSAKLAEIRDIIAGKFLSNLEYTSKQSK from the coding sequence ATGAACAAAGCCGAACATAAACCGAAGCTGATGGTCTTGGTTGGGCCGACAGCCGTTGGCAAGACGAAACTCAGCATTGAGCTTGCGAAAGAATGGAATTGCGAAATTATATCCGGGGATTCCATGCAGGTTTACCGCGGGATGGATATCGGGACAGCCAAAATCACCCAGGAGGAAATGGAGGGCATTCCCCATCATTTGATTGATATCCATGCCCCGGATGAACCGTATTCCGTTGCGGAGTTTCAAGAGCAATGCCGTCATCTGATTCAGGAAATCCATGGGCGGGGCAAGCTGCCATTGATCGTAGGCGGGACGGGTTTGTATGTGGAATCGGTTTGCTATAGTTACCAATTTGCCCAAGTTGGCGAGGATAAGGATTTTCGCGATGAACAGGCTGCTTTTGCCGAGCAAAATGGGGCGAGAGCGCTGCATGCCAAATTGCAGGCGGTTGATCCGGCGAGCGCGGATAAGCTGCATCCCAATGATCAAAGGCGAATTATTAGGGCTTTGGAGATCTATCATATGACGGGCATCCCTCTTTCGGCTCAATTAGAGGGGCAAAACCGGGTCTCTCCGTATCAATTGTGCCTCCTCGGTTTGACAATGGATAGGCAAATGCTATATAACCGTATTGAAGCCCGTATCGATGAGATGCTGAAGCAGGGTTTGGTGGAAGAAGTGTCTTCGCTGCTGAACAAGGGCTACGGACCTGACCTGGTTTCCATGCAGGGGCTGGGTTACAAACAAATCATATCCTATCTTCAGGGCCGCGAATCGCTTGAAGAGGCGGTTGCGATCCTTAAGAGAGACACCCGCCGGTTTGCCAAACGCCAGCTGTCCTGGTTCCGCCACATGAAGGAAATTTCATGGGTAGACGTCACGGAACCCGTAAATTTTTCTGCTAAATTGGCGGAAATTCGTGATATAATAGCAGGAAAGTTTCTCTCAAATCTTGAATATACTTCAAAACAATCTAAATGA
- a CDS encoding class I SAM-dependent methyltransferase, whose translation MIITTGDKAGEAIIRRAEELASRTGSRYVPRRHTPLSKMSKLHGNAEIIVVLDGGARLVRPGENPLEFHPSMGFIRAKRILKGESDPMLDAACMQEGDTVLDCTAGLGTDALVFAVKGGRNTKVMAAESSAALAALLSEGLAYYTSAVEEVNEALRRVEILNRDHLEVLRSLPDRSVDIVYFDPMFREPLMDSSAIRPLRWFANSEALSKESIQEAVRVARKTVVLKEKRGSREFARLGFSEQERAHSKISYGVITVDRNEQSRT comes from the coding sequence ATGATTATTACGACAGGTGACAAGGCGGGGGAAGCGATTATCCGCCGGGCCGAGGAATTGGCTTCCCGCACGGGAAGCCGCTATGTGCCGAGGCGGCATACTCCGCTGTCCAAGATGTCCAAACTTCACGGGAACGCAGAGATCATCGTCGTTTTGGATGGCGGGGCCAGATTGGTAAGACCCGGCGAAAACCCGCTGGAATTCCACCCCAGCATGGGATTTATCCGCGCGAAGCGGATTCTCAAAGGCGAAAGCGACCCCATGCTTGATGCGGCATGCATGCAGGAGGGGGACACCGTGCTTGATTGTACGGCAGGTCTTGGTACGGACGCGCTTGTGTTCGCCGTGAAGGGAGGCAGGAATACCAAAGTCATGGCGGCGGAAAGCTCCGCGGCTTTGGCGGCCCTGTTGTCGGAAGGCTTGGCATACTACACATCCGCTGTTGAAGAGGTTAACGAAGCTTTGCGGCGGGTGGAGATTCTGAACCGGGATCATCTGGAAGTGCTTCGCTCCTTGCCGGATCGCAGCGTGGATATCGTCTACTTCGATCCGATGTTCCGCGAGCCTTTGATGGATTCTTCCGCAATCCGCCCGCTTCGGTGGTTTGCCAACAGCGAGGCGCTTTCAAAGGAAAGCATCCAAGAGGCTGTGCGGGTCGCGCGCAAGACGGTAGTTTTGAAGGAAAAGCGGGGCAGCCGTGAATTTGCCCGGCTAGGATTTTCGGAGCAGGAGCGGGCCCATTCTAAAATTTCATATGGAGTGATCACCGTTGACAGGAATGAACAAAGCCGAACATAA